Proteins from a genomic interval of Tenacibaculum sp. SZ-18:
- the dnaB gene encoding replicative DNA helicase has translation MEKTQSLRGTKIDKSRIINLEKGKLPPQALDLEEAVLGAMMIDKKGIDEVIDILHPEAFYDRRHQEIYNAIYTLFQNSEPIDLRTVAHRLRSDGKLEIAGGDFYLINLTQKVASSAHIEFHSRIILQKYIQRRLISISSEIIESAYDETTDVFDLLDEAEGKLFEVTQGNLKKGAEGAGSLVQQAINKIQEISNQEGMSGLATGFTKLDALTSGWQPTDLIIIAARPGMGKTAFVISMAKNMAIDFNHAVAVFSLEMSSVQLITRMISSETGLTSEKLRKGNLEPHEWEQLNVKVKKLSDAPIFIDDTPALSIFDLRAKARRLVSQHNVRILIIDYLQLMTAGGAGGNREQEISTISRNLKALAKELNVPVIALSQLSRSVETRGGSKRPLLSDLRESGAIEQDADIVSFIFRPEYYGMTEWDDDDHSPCEGQGEFIVAKHRNGGLDNIRLKFTGHLAKFSDLEEGFSSEFQSSMNSFSSDVLPSAQDAFGSPERSNDNFNDDVPF, from the coding sequence ATGGAGAAAACGCAAAGTTTACGAGGAACTAAGATTGATAAATCTAGAATAATAAATCTAGAAAAAGGAAAGTTACCACCACAGGCTTTAGATCTTGAAGAGGCTGTTTTAGGAGCTATGATGATTGACAAGAAAGGAATTGATGAGGTAATTGACATTTTACACCCTGAAGCATTCTATGATAGACGTCATCAGGAAATTTATAATGCAATCTATACGCTTTTCCAAAATTCAGAACCAATCGATTTAAGAACAGTTGCCCATAGATTACGAAGTGATGGAAAATTAGAAATTGCAGGAGGTGATTTTTACTTGATAAATCTTACTCAAAAAGTTGCTTCTTCTGCACATATCGAATTCCACTCTAGAATTATACTTCAGAAATATATTCAACGTAGATTAATCTCTATTTCTTCCGAAATTATTGAAAGTGCTTATGACGAAACAACAGATGTTTTTGATTTATTAGATGAGGCCGAAGGAAAATTATTTGAAGTAACACAAGGAAACTTAAAAAAAGGAGCAGAGGGAGCTGGATCATTAGTTCAGCAAGCAATTAATAAAATTCAGGAAATTTCGAATCAAGAAGGAATGAGTGGTTTGGCAACTGGATTCACAAAGTTAGATGCATTAACATCAGGTTGGCAACCAACCGATTTAATTATCATCGCGGCTCGTCCTGGTATGGGAAAAACGGCATTTGTAATTTCGATGGCTAAAAATATGGCAATCGATTTTAATCATGCAGTCGCAGTGTTCTCTTTAGAGATGTCATCAGTACAGTTAATTACGCGTATGATTTCATCAGAAACTGGATTAACTTCTGAAAAACTTCGTAAAGGAAATTTAGAGCCTCACGAATGGGAGCAATTAAATGTAAAGGTTAAAAAACTTTCAGATGCTCCAATATTTATTGATGATACTCCTGCATTATCAATTTTTGATTTACGTGCAAAAGCTAGACGTTTAGTTTCTCAGCATAATGTTCGTATTCTAATTATCGATTATTTACAGTTAATGACTGCTGGTGGAGCAGGTGGAAATCGTGAACAGGAAATTTCTACCATTTCGCGAAATTTAAAGGCATTGGCAAAAGAATTAAATGTGCCTGTTATTGCATTATCACAGTTATCACGTTCGGTTGAAACACGTGGAGGAAGTAAAAGACCTTTATTATCCGATCTTCGTGAATCTGGAGCGATTGAGCAAGATGCCGATATTGTTTCGTTCATTTTCCGTCCAGAATATTATGGAATGACAGAATGGGATGATGATGATCATTCACCATGTGAGGGACAAGGAGAGTTTATTGTTGCGAAACACCGTAACGGTGGATTGGATAATATTCGTTTAAAGTTTACAGGACACTTAGCAAAATTCTCAGATTTAGAAGAAGGATTTAGTAGTGAGTTCCAATCGAGTATGAATTCATTTTCATCTGATGTCTTACCTTCAGCTCAAGACGCATTCGGATCACCAGAACGATCAAATGATAATTTTAACGATGATGTTCCCTTTTAA
- the pepT gene encoding peptidase T, translating to MNKQHIIDRFVKYVTIDTESDPNNPKFPSTEKQWNLARILEQELKEIGMKDVELDENCYLMASLPSNIDYDVPTIGFVAHIDTSPDFTGANVKPQIHHDYDGEDIILNKEQNIVLSPSYFEDLLQYKGQTIITTDGTTLLGADDKAGVTEIVSAMEYLIQNPDIKHGKIRICFTPDEEVGKGAHRFDVEKFGAQWAYTMDGSQIGELEYENFNAAGAVVTVNGKIVHPGYAKGKMVNSMTIASDFIKALPENEVPEKTTGYEGFFHLHSMEGKVEQTVLKYIIRDHDLNLFNERKELMLSTAKKLNEQLGKDAIQVQIKDQYFNMKEKVEPVMYIVDIAEEVMKEMNITPLIKPIRGGTDGSQLSYMGLPCPNIFAGGHNFHGRYEYVPVESIMKASQVIVGIAQKVSEKFK from the coding sequence ATGAACAAACAGCATATAATTGACAGATTTGTAAAATATGTAACGATTGATACGGAATCTGACCCAAACAACCCTAAGTTTCCAAGTACTGAAAAACAATGGAATTTAGCTCGTATTTTAGAACAGGAGCTTAAAGAAATTGGAATGAAAGATGTAGAATTAGATGAGAACTGTTATTTAATGGCCTCGTTACCAAGTAATATTGATTATGATGTTCCAACCATTGGTTTTGTGGCACACATCGATACAAGTCCAGATTTCACAGGAGCAAATGTAAAACCTCAAATTCACCACGACTATGATGGAGAGGATATTATTTTAAATAAAGAGCAAAATATTGTTTTATCTCCATCATATTTCGAAGATTTATTGCAATACAAAGGTCAAACAATTATTACAACTGACGGAACAACTTTATTAGGTGCTGATGATAAAGCTGGTGTTACAGAAATTGTTTCTGCGATGGAATATTTAATTCAAAACCCAGACATTAAACATGGTAAAATCAGAATCTGTTTTACACCAGATGAAGAAGTTGGAAAAGGTGCTCATAGATTTGATGTGGAAAAATTTGGTGCACAATGGGCTTACACAATGGATGGAAGTCAGATTGGTGAATTAGAATATGAAAACTTCAATGCAGCTGGAGCCGTTGTTACAGTTAATGGTAAAATTGTACATCCAGGATATGCAAAAGGAAAAATGGTAAATTCTATGACCATTGCTAGCGATTTCATCAAAGCTTTACCAGAAAACGAAGTTCCTGAAAAAACAACAGGTTATGAAGGGTTCTTCCATTTACATTCAATGGAAGGAAAAGTTGAACAAACTGTTTTAAAATATATCATTAGAGACCATGATTTGAATCTTTTTAATGAACGTAAAGAATTAATGCTTTCTACCGCTAAGAAATTAAATGAGCAATTAGGAAAAGATGCAATTCAGGTTCAAATTAAAGATCAATATTTTAATATGAAAGAAAAAGTTGAACCTGTAATGTATATTGTGGATATCGCTGAAGAAGTGATGAAAGAAATGAACATTACACCTTTAATTAAGCCAATACGTGGAGGAACCGACGGTTCACAGCTGTCATATATGGGACTACCTTGTCCGAATATATTCGCTGGAGGTCATAACTTTCATGGGAGATATGAATATGTGCCTGTGGAATCCATTATGAAAGCAAGTCAAGTAATTGTAGGAATTGCTCAAAAAGTTAGTGAAAAATTCAAATAA
- the rpsR gene encoding 30S ribosomal protein S18 — translation MMSSIEQQAKGNKQGEVRYLTPLDIETKKEAKYCRFKRNGIKYIDYKDPDFLMYLVNEQGKILPRRLTGTSLKYQRKVAQAIKRARHLALMPYVGDMLK, via the coding sequence ATTATGTCATCAATTGAACAACAAGCAAAAGGAAACAAGCAGGGAGAAGTACGTTACTTAACTCCGCTTGACATTGAAACTAAAAAGGAAGCTAAATACTGTCGTTTCAAAAGAAATGGAATTAAGTATATCGATTACAAAGATCCTGATTTCTTAATGTACTTAGTAAACGAACAAGGTAAAATTTTACCAAGACGTTTAACAGGAACTTCATTAAAATATCAACGTAAAGTAGCGCAAGCAATTAAAAGAGCTCGTCACTTAGCTTTAATGCCATACGTTGGTGATATGTTAAAATAA
- the lysA gene encoding diaminopimelate decarboxylase, whose protein sequence is MDRNLLLELAKKHGSPLYVYNTDKITSQYKRITKAFSKVKNIKINYATKALSNVNILKVFNQLGSGLDTVSIQEVKLGLLAGFEPKDIIYTPNGVSLKEIEDVAKLGVQINIDNLSILELFGQKHPGIPVCIRINPHVMAGGNSKISVGHIDSKFGISIHQVPHIKRVVENTGMHINGIHMHTGSDILDVDTFLMATEILFDVAKQFNNIDFIDFGSGFKVPYKKGDIATNIEDLGKHLTKRFNDFCKEYGKDLTLMFEPGKFLVSEAGYFLASVNVIKQTTSTVFAGIDSGLNHLIRPMFYGSYHKIENLSNPKGRERFYSIVGYICETDTFGTNRRLNEIREEDVLCFSNSGAYCFSMASNYNSRYRPAEVMIHQGKDYVIRKRETFEDILKNQELVI, encoded by the coding sequence ATGGATAGAAATTTACTTTTAGAACTGGCTAAAAAACATGGTAGCCCATTATATGTTTATAACACTGATAAAATAACATCTCAATATAAACGTATTACCAAAGCATTTTCTAAAGTAAAAAACATAAAGATAAACTACGCTACTAAAGCATTATCTAATGTTAATATATTGAAGGTGTTTAATCAATTGGGAAGTGGATTGGATACAGTTTCAATCCAAGAAGTTAAACTTGGATTATTAGCTGGTTTCGAGCCCAAAGATATCATCTATACTCCAAATGGAGTTTCTTTAAAAGAAATAGAAGATGTAGCGAAACTCGGTGTTCAAATCAATATAGACAATTTATCAATTTTGGAATTATTTGGTCAAAAGCATCCAGGAATTCCTGTTTGTATTAGAATAAATCCGCATGTGATGGCTGGAGGAAATTCTAAAATCTCTGTCGGACATATCGACTCAAAATTCGGAATATCAATTCACCAAGTGCCACATATTAAAAGAGTTGTCGAAAATACTGGAATGCATATTAACGGAATACATATGCATACTGGATCTGACATTTTAGATGTAGATACTTTTTTAATGGCAACTGAGATATTGTTTGATGTTGCTAAACAGTTTAATAATATTGACTTTATTGATTTCGGGAGTGGGTTTAAAGTTCCATATAAAAAAGGAGATATTGCTACTAATATCGAAGATTTAGGGAAACATTTGACTAAAAGATTTAATGATTTCTGTAAAGAATATGGCAAAGATTTAACTTTAATGTTCGAGCCTGGAAAATTCTTAGTAAGTGAAGCAGGATATTTCTTAGCATCTGTAAATGTGATCAAACAAACAACATCAACTGTGTTTGCGGGAATTGATAGTGGTTTAAATCATTTAATTCGTCCTATGTTCTACGGTTCTTACCATAAAATAGAAAACTTGTCAAATCCTAAAGGAAGAGAGCGCTTTTACAGTATTGTAGGCTACATTTGCGAAACTGATACTTTTGGCACCAATAGAAGATTAAACGAAATCCGTGAAGAAGATGTGCTATGTTTTTCTAATTCTGGCGCCTATTGTTTCTCAATGGCATCCAATTATAATTCTAGATATCGTCCTGCGGAAGTTATGATTCATCAAGGTAAAGATTATGTAATTCGAAAAAGAGAAACTTTTGAAGATATCCTCAAAAATCAAGAACTTGTAATTTAA
- a CDS encoding sterol desaturase family protein produces MEIPEIPNLIHYAIPVFVITVIIEAILTVKIKLDEYEFKDAFTSISMGLGNVAIGLLTKGVTLALFIWLYQFRLITIPFTWWAWFILLFAEDFVYYWNHRIAHESRLFWASHIVHHSSQKYNLSTALRQTWTGSFYTFIFWLPLIIIGFHPVMVLVQMSISLLYQYWIHTELITKLPNWFEAIFNTPSHHRVHHATNPQYLDRNHAGIFIIWDKLFGTFEPEVEKPIYGLVKNIETYNPVKVAFMEWYHMLKDVFSSKTSVAKKILYLLKPPGWRHDGTGILSTDLRKKWEQKQKREQ; encoded by the coding sequence ATGGAAATTCCAGAAATACCAAATTTAATACATTACGCAATACCTGTGTTTGTAATTACAGTGATTATTGAAGCTATTTTAACTGTAAAAATTAAACTCGATGAATACGAGTTTAAGGATGCCTTTACCTCGATTTCCATGGGATTAGGAAATGTTGCCATTGGTTTACTAACAAAAGGTGTAACTCTTGCTCTTTTTATATGGTTATACCAATTCCGATTAATAACGATTCCATTTACTTGGTGGGCTTGGTTTATTTTATTGTTTGCCGAAGATTTTGTGTATTATTGGAATCACAGAATAGCCCACGAAAGCAGATTGTTCTGGGCCAGTCATATTGTACATCATTCTTCACAGAAATACAATTTAAGTACAGCGCTTCGTCAAACTTGGACAGGTAGTTTTTATACATTTATTTTTTGGTTACCTCTTATTATCATTGGATTTCATCCAGTAATGGTATTGGTTCAGATGAGCATTAGTTTATTATATCAATATTGGATTCATACGGAATTAATTACTAAACTTCCAAACTGGTTCGAGGCTATATTTAATACACCTAGTCATCATAGGGTTCATCATGCAACAAACCCTCAGTATTTAGACCGAAATCACGCAGGAATATTTATCATTTGGGATAAACTCTTTGGTACCTTTGAACCAGAAGTTGAAAAACCAATTTATGGTTTAGTTAAAAATATTGAAACCTATAATCCTGTAAAAGTTGCTTTTATGGAATGGTATCATATGTTGAAAGATGTTTTTAGTAGTAAAACTTCAGTGGCTAAAAAGATATTATACCTTTTAAAACCTCCAGGATGGAGGCACGATGGTACGGGAATTCTTTCAACAGATTTAAGAAAAAAATGGGAACAAAAACAAAAAAGAGAGCAATAA
- the rpsF gene encoding 30S ribosomal protein S6, producing MNHYETVFILNPVLSEGQIKETVKKFEDYLVSKGAEMIHKEDWGLKKLAYPIQKKKSGFYHLFEYKVAGEVISPFELEFRRDDSIMRYLTVKLDKHAAAWAEKRRERVKSAKK from the coding sequence ATGAATCATTACGAAACTGTTTTCATTTTGAATCCCGTTTTATCTGAAGGTCAGATAAAGGAAACAGTAAAAAAGTTCGAAGACTATTTGGTTTCTAAAGGTGCAGAAATGATCCACAAAGAAGATTGGGGGCTTAAGAAATTAGCTTATCCAATTCAAAAGAAAAAAAGTGGTTTCTATCACTTATTTGAGTACAAAGTAGCTGGTGAGGTTATCTCTCCGTTTGAATTAGAATTTAGACGCGACGATAGCATTATGCGTTATTTAACTGTAAAGTTAGACAAACATGCTGCTGCTTGGGCTGAAAAGAGAAGAGAACGAGTTAAATCTGCAAAAAAGTAA
- the priA gene encoding replication restart helicase PriA gives MLSFELDLNCLAIYFIDVILPIPIQKTFTYSVTKEEADFLKTGMRVAVSFGKSKMYSALVLNIHQTAPTLYEAKEIHQILDESPIVTEKQLKHWQWISSYYMCSLGDVYRAAVPSAFLLESETIIYRNESFTDIDILTDEEYLIYEALQRQSQLTLHEIAEVLDRKKVLPIINRLIEKSVLYVKEEIYETYKPKLVKYVRLHKDYQSDESLQELLSKLSRAKKQRDVVLTFFQLKTEKKPIKAKTLSEKSGVSAQIIKALVDKEVFEFYHIQTDRVQFKGDENPLKNLNEYQVKALDEIEESFKEHDITLLHGVTSSGKTEVYTKFIKKVLETGQQVLFLLPEIALTTQIIKRLQNYFGNQISVFHSKYSVNERVEVWNNVLNNKVKAQIILGARSTIFLPFSNLGLIIVDEEHEVSYKQFEPSPRYNARDAAVVLGKLHKAKILLGSATPSIETKFNATQNKYGLVHLNRRHGNVQMPKIELIDIKQKRRKKEMVGHFSDRLIQLMNEVLEEKKQIILFQNRRGFSPIVECTTCGHSPQCPNCDVSLTYHKYNNQLKCHYCHYQRAMPNSCGACGNSTLDTKGFGTEQIELELKELFPNHNIGRMDSDTTKGKFGYQKIIESFESQEIDILVGTQMLSKGLDFNNVLLVGILSADTMLNYPDFRAHERAFQLMVQVSGRAGRSQKQGMVAIQTYNPYHQILQQVSTNSYGEMYAEQLQDRWQYHYPPYYRLIKITLKHRDYTKVNEGINWLARALQNVFFENVLGPTAPAVSRVRNQYIKNLMIKIPPKQSLAKTKEHLQKIKTTFEAVKEFRPIRFIVDIDAY, from the coding sequence TTGCTTAGTTTTGAATTAGATTTAAATTGTTTAGCCATTTATTTTATTGATGTCATATTACCAATTCCGATACAAAAAACCTTCACGTATTCGGTAACTAAAGAAGAAGCTGATTTCTTAAAAACAGGAATGAGAGTAGCGGTTTCTTTTGGAAAGTCTAAAATGTATTCGGCATTAGTATTAAATATCCATCAAACGGCTCCAACTCTTTATGAGGCAAAAGAAATTCATCAAATTTTAGATGAAAGTCCAATTGTTACCGAAAAACAATTAAAACATTGGCAATGGATCTCTTCATATTACATGTGTTCTTTAGGAGATGTTTACAGAGCGGCGGTTCCTTCTGCCTTTCTTTTAGAAAGTGAAACAATTATATATAGAAATGAATCTTTCACAGATATTGATATTCTAACTGATGAAGAATATCTGATTTATGAAGCGCTACAAAGACAATCTCAATTAACACTGCATGAAATAGCTGAAGTTTTAGATAGAAAGAAAGTTCTTCCTATTATTAATCGATTAATAGAAAAGTCGGTTTTATATGTGAAAGAAGAAATTTATGAAACTTACAAACCGAAATTGGTGAAGTATGTTCGACTGCATAAAGATTATCAATCGGACGAAAGTCTACAAGAATTACTTTCAAAGCTTTCAAGAGCTAAAAAACAAAGAGATGTTGTATTAACATTTTTTCAATTAAAAACGGAAAAGAAGCCAATTAAAGCAAAGACATTGTCGGAAAAATCAGGTGTCTCTGCACAAATCATAAAAGCCCTAGTTGATAAAGAAGTTTTTGAGTTTTATCATATCCAAACGGATAGAGTTCAGTTTAAGGGAGATGAAAATCCTCTGAAGAACTTGAATGAATATCAAGTGAAAGCTTTAGATGAAATTGAAGAGAGTTTTAAAGAACATGATATTACATTGCTGCATGGTGTGACCAGTTCTGGAAAAACTGAAGTATATACAAAATTTATAAAAAAGGTTTTAGAAACCGGACAACAAGTTTTGTTTTTATTACCTGAAATTGCTTTAACAACTCAAATTATTAAGCGTTTACAAAATTATTTTGGAAATCAGATTTCTGTTTTTCATTCGAAATATTCTGTAAATGAAAGAGTAGAGGTTTGGAATAATGTATTAAATAATAAAGTAAAAGCTCAAATAATATTAGGAGCACGATCTACTATTTTTCTTCCGTTTTCAAATTTAGGTTTAATCATTGTTGATGAAGAACACGAGGTTTCTTACAAACAATTTGAACCATCGCCTAGATACAATGCGAGAGATGCAGCTGTGGTTTTAGGAAAATTGCATAAAGCTAAAATTTTACTAGGTTCGGCAACACCATCTATCGAGACAAAATTCAACGCAACTCAAAACAAATATGGATTGGTTCATTTGAATAGGCGACACGGAAATGTTCAAATGCCAAAAATTGAATTAATTGATATCAAGCAGAAAAGACGTAAGAAAGAAATGGTTGGTCATTTTTCTGATCGTTTAATTCAATTAATGAATGAGGTTTTGGAGGAAAAGAAACAGATAATTTTATTTCAAAACAGACGCGGATTTTCTCCTATTGTAGAATGTACAACTTGTGGACATTCTCCCCAATGTCCAAATTGTGATGTGAGTTTGACTTATCATAAATACAATAATCAGCTAAAGTGTCATTATTGTCACTATCAAAGAGCAATGCCAAATAGTTGTGGGGCTTGTGGAAACAGTACTCTTGATACAAAAGGTTTCGGAACAGAACAGATTGAACTAGAATTAAAAGAGTTGTTTCCAAATCATAATATTGGTCGTATGGATTCTGATACGACTAAAGGGAAGTTTGGTTATCAGAAAATAATTGAATCTTTTGAATCTCAAGAAATCGATATTTTAGTCGGTACACAAATGTTATCGAAAGGTTTAGATTTTAATAATGTTTTATTAGTAGGTATCCTAAGTGCCGATACCATGTTAAATTATCCTGATTTCCGAGCGCATGAAAGAGCTTTTCAGTTAATGGTACAAGTTTCTGGAAGAGCTGGTAGGTCACAGAAGCAGGGAATGGTTGCGATTCAAACCTATAATCCATATCATCAAATACTTCAGCAAGTTTCAACCAATAGTTATGGAGAAATGTATGCTGAACAATTACAAGATCGTTGGCAATATCATTATCCTCCTTATTATAGGTTAATTAAAATAACTTTAAAGCACAGAGACTACACAAAGGTAAATGAGGGTATAAATTGGTTAGCAAGAGCTTTACAGAATGTTTTTTTTGAAAATGTTTTGGGACCAACTGCACCAGCTGTCTCAAGAGTGAGAAATCAATACATTAAGAATTTAATGATTAAAATTCCACCGAAACAATCATTAGCTAAAACAAAAGAACACCTTCAAAAAATAAAAACCACATTTGAGGCGGTGAAAGAGTTTCGTCCAATACGATTTATCGTGGATATTGATGCTTACTAA
- the rplI gene encoding 50S ribosomal protein L9 produces the protein MELILKQDVENLGFKDDVVTVKNGYGRNYLIPQGYAILATSSAKKVLAENLKQRAFKEAKLVEDANKVAETVKGYEIKIASKVGSGDKLFGSVNNIDVAEALAKQGTEIDKKFIKVTGGNVKRLGKYNAAVRLHRSVVVDITFEVVAEK, from the coding sequence ATGGAATTGATATTAAAACAAGACGTAGAAAATTTAGGTTTTAAAGATGATGTAGTAACTGTAAAGAATGGTTACGGTCGTAATTACCTAATACCTCAAGGATATGCAATTTTAGCTACTTCTTCTGCTAAAAAAGTATTAGCTGAAAACTTAAAGCAACGTGCTTTTAAAGAAGCTAAATTAGTTGAAGATGCTAACAAGGTAGCTGAAACAGTTAAAGGATATGAAATCAAAATCGCTTCTAAAGTTGGTTCTGGTGATAAGTTATTCGGTTCTGTAAATAACATTGATGTTGCAGAAGCTTTAGCTAAACAAGGTACTGAGATTGATAAGAAATTTATTAAAGTTACTGGTGGAAATGTGAAAAGATTAGGTAAGTATAATGCTGCCGTTCGTTTACACAGATCTGTAGTTGTAGATATTACTTTTGAGGTAGTAGCTGAGAAATAG
- a CDS encoding DUF3810 domain-containing protein — MLITLYLPIFGKMNYNKKTVFLAILLPIQVIFINFISNKTNLIEEYYSNGIYPYISRFLRLIFGWLPISFGDLMGLILICLFVFETYKLIKQRLRNLLKKSIRFIAFLSIIYGFFYVAWGLNYFREPLAKKLNLKSSKYTTEQLIETTSSFIDILNSIQTTISGNDTVKIIVPYTNKEIYNKVSNAYTNLSTQFPILEYKSPSIKNSIVSLFQSYNGTSGYLNPITGEAQVNSMIPKAGMPATACHEVAHQIGWSAENEANFIGFLASVASDDIYFKYSGYRMALRYCIRELRKREPELFKQYWLKINKGIRKELKDNYDFWKQFENPIEPYLKKGYNSYLKANNQTKGIESYSYVVDLLIAYKEQNKP, encoded by the coding sequence ATGTTAATAACATTATATCTTCCTATTTTTGGTAAAATGAACTATAATAAAAAAACTGTTTTTCTTGCTATTTTATTGCCTATACAAGTGATTTTCATAAACTTTATAAGTAATAAAACAAACTTAATTGAAGAATATTATTCTAATGGAATATATCCTTACATATCCAGATTTTTACGTTTAATTTTTGGTTGGTTACCTATTTCCTTTGGGGACCTTATGGGTTTGATTTTAATATGTTTATTTGTATTTGAAACTTACAAATTGATTAAACAAAGACTCCGTAATTTACTGAAAAAATCAATACGTTTTATTGCATTTCTTTCAATTATTTACGGTTTTTTTTATGTAGCCTGGGGACTAAACTATTTTCGGGAACCTCTTGCTAAGAAACTTAACTTAAAATCTTCTAAATATACTACTGAACAACTCATTGAAACGACAAGTAGTTTTATTGATATTTTAAATAGTATTCAAACTACTATTTCGGGAAATGATACAGTTAAAATTATTGTTCCTTACACAAACAAAGAAATCTATAATAAAGTTTCTAATGCTTACACAAATCTGAGCACTCAATTTCCTATATTGGAATATAAAAGTCCATCAATAAAAAATTCTATTGTTAGTTTATTCCAATCCTATAATGGAACTTCAGGATACTTAAATCCTATTACTGGAGAAGCACAAGTAAATAGTATGATTCCTAAAGCAGGAATGCCTGCAACTGCTTGCCATGAAGTTGCTCATCAAATCGGTTGGTCTGCAGAAAATGAAGCGAATTTTATAGGCTTTTTGGCGTCAGTAGCTAGTGATGATATATATTTTAAATATTCTGGATACAGAATGGCATTAAGATATTGTATTAGAGAACTTCGAAAAAGAGAACCGGAATTATTCAAACAATACTGGTTAAAAATCAATAAAGGTATACGGAAGGAACTTAAAGACAATTATGACTTTTGGAAACAATTTGAAAACCCTATTGAACCATACCTGAAAAAAGGGTATAATTCATATCTTAAAGCAAATAATCAAACTAAAGGTATTGAGTCTTATAGCTATGTCGTAGATTTGTTAATTGCATACAAAGAACAAAATAAACCATGA
- a CDS encoding RNA polymerase sigma factor, translating to MKIISLHTTQASLIEKAQKQNRDAQKQLFEMYSPKMLGVCRQYVKDLHHAEDLMLSGFLKVFTNIKSFKNEGSFEGWIRRIMVNTCITYLRKRNVIQYTDEDYLFSELSTENLENTSVEDIQCLIDQLPEGYKMVFNLYAIEGYKHAEIAKKLNISESTSKSQLFKARKWLQTNYIKLNEVSHGGK from the coding sequence TTGAAGATAATTTCTCTACATACTACTCAAGCTTCTTTAATCGAGAAAGCACAAAAACAGAATAGAGATGCACAAAAACAATTGTTTGAAATGTATTCACCCAAAATGTTAGGTGTTTGTAGGCAGTATGTTAAAGATTTACATCATGCAGAAGATTTAATGCTTTCAGGGTTTTTAAAAGTTTTTACGAATATTAAATCTTTTAAAAATGAAGGAAGTTTTGAAGGATGGATTCGTAGAATTATGGTTAATACTTGTATTACATATCTTAGAAAAAGAAATGTAATTCAATATACTGATGAAGATTATTTATTTTCAGAATTATCAACTGAAAATCTTGAAAATACTTCTGTTGAAGATATTCAATGTCTTATAGATCAATTACCCGAAGGATATAAAATGGTCTTTAATTTATATGCTATCGAAGGTTACAAACATGCTGAAATTGCCAAGAAACTTAATATTTCAGAAAGTACATCGAAGTCGCAATTATTCAAAGCAAGAAAATGGTTGCAAACTAATTATATTAAATTGAATGAAGTGAGTCATGGAGGAAAATAA